One genomic region from Microtus ochrogaster isolate Prairie Vole_2 unplaced genomic scaffold, MicOch1.0 UNK46, whole genome shotgun sequence encodes:
- the LOC101993497 gene encoding C-type lectin domain family 2 member E-like, whose translation MCMLKRDLITPDSLQEVKIGKKLQGKCLRNVSPESPVKLYCCYVVIMVLTVAVIALVIALSVSKENTAISGSGPYYSTCPNDWIGFGNKCFYFSEDVRNWTFSQTYCMALEAHLALYDSLEELNFLKRYKGASDHWIGLHRESSEHPWTWTDNTEYNNLVLTQGSREYAYLNDSGISSAKNYTPKKWICSKYSKYTLQCPEILNPG comes from the exons ATGTGTATGCTAAAGAGAGACCTCATTACGCCAGACAGCCTGCAAGAGGTAAAAATAG GTAAAAAGCTCCAAGGAAAATGTCTCAGAAATGTCTCCCCCGAGTCTCCTGTTAAGCTTTACTGCTGCTATGTAGTGATCATGGTTCTCACTGTAGCTGTAATTGCACTCGTGATTGCTTTGTCAG TGAGCAAAGAAAACACAGCCATTTCAGGATCTGGACCTTACTATTCCACATGCCCAAATGACTGGATTGGATTTGGAAAcaaatgtttttacttttctgaagATGTAAGAAATTGGACATTCAGTCAGACCTACTGCATGGCACTAGAGGCCCATCTTGCTCTATATGATAGCCTTGAGGAACTG AATTTCCTGAAGAGATACAAGGGAGCTTCTGACCACTGGATCGGCCTTCACAGAGAGTCATCAGAGCACCCTTGGACATGGACAGACAACACTGAATATAACAACTT GGTTCTCACCCAAGGAAGCAGAGAATATGCTTACCTGAATGACAGTGGGATCAGCAGTGCCAAAAACTACACACCTAAGAAGTGGATTTGTAGCAAGTACAGCAAATATACTTTACAATGCCCAGAAATTTTAAACCCAGGATAG